The Pseudonocardia broussonetiae DNA segment CCATCCGCGACCTCGTACCGTTCGAACCCATGGACTACGACTCCGCCGTGCTCGCGGCGCTCGGCGACCGCGCCCGGGCGGCCCGCCGGTGAAGGTCACGACCTGGCTCCCCCGCTGGCTGACCGAGAAGGTCCCGCGCGACCACTGGGAGACCGACGCCCGCTTCCGCCGCCGCCGCCGGGTCGTCGCCGCGACCTCCCTGGCCGGGGCCGGGATGCTCGGGGTCGGGCTCTCGACGAAGCCCGACTCCCCCGCGTTCTACGGCATCACGCTGGGCACCGCGGCCACGTGGGTGATCGGTGGCCTGGCCTCGGGCCGGTTGCACCTGGGCTGGATGCAGTACGGCGAGAACCTGCGCCGCCCGCTGGTCACCCCGGTCCTCACCGGCGTCGGGGCGTTCGGGGCGTTCTACGCCGCGGCGCTGGTCGCCAAGCGCATCCCGGTCCTCGACCGCGCGATCTCCTCGGTGCTGCAGTACGCCGACCAGGGCAGCGACGGCCTCGTCGTGCTCACCACGCTGGCCAACGGCGCGGCCGAGGAGGTCTTCTTCCGCGGCGCGCTGTACGCGGCGGTCGGCGAGAAGCGGCCGGTCCTGGCGTCGACGGGGGTGTACATGCTGGCCACGGTCGCCACCCGCAACCCCGCGCTCGTCCTCGCCTCGGGCGTGATGGGCGCGCTGTTCGGGCTGCAGCGCCGCTCGTCGGGCGGGATCCAGGCGCCGCTGCTCACGCACCTGACCTGGTCGACGCTGATGCTGCGCTACCTGCCGCCGCTGTTCCGCCGGGAGCCGCTGGTGAAGTCGCCGAGCGAGCTGAGCAGCCGGTCGACGTCGGCGTCGTCGCTGTAGGGCGCGAGCCCGA contains these protein-coding regions:
- a CDS encoding CPBP family intramembrane glutamic endopeptidase, translating into MKVTTWLPRWLTEKVPRDHWETDARFRRRRRVVAATSLAGAGMLGVGLSTKPDSPAFYGITLGTAATWVIGGLASGRLHLGWMQYGENLRRPLVTPVLTGVGAFGAFYAAALVAKRIPVLDRAISSVLQYADQGSDGLVVLTTLANGAAEEVFFRGALYAAVGEKRPVLASTGVYMLATVATRNPALVLASGVMGALFGLQRRSSGGIQAPLLTHLTWSTLMLRYLPPLFRREPLVKSPSELSSRSTSASSL